From the genome of Malus sylvestris chromosome 6, drMalSylv7.2, whole genome shotgun sequence, one region includes:
- the LOC126625412 gene encoding uncharacterized protein LOC126625412, with protein MSEPGSSSDEGSSSFSSKSESAMSESSGSLLESGTRETLDDLPNRQTLAIASSSSMALGEGVVFDAIPIVRSEFTADHLKNNLLDNEKQVEALRQSCNIPRSVGIRLVHDEEWPSEPPQGHVMFYTQILLTLGVRLPLHPWLQKMLSLIGYAPGQLNPGFWDTLIGFYIIWMECGLCEPSFHQWRYCYKMRPAKSCTGYAECACRSERERIVYGKKKAYYTWKNRWCFLYNDWEYDKGVTPERRVLTHFQTVGCNVSTVRTICYLLWSFLASNTLLHVVTRGTIQLFGQELSDIEKVLRVPKEDRHLSKLRPLFRRYGFQPLVSESQGRSMEKVSKKTGTSTHKRKAPVLVPSEDILPHKKIHKFRGEPSVRPKSQDGVLKGPAFRKTGVETVDNATAVVAGERSRLLPHPLTMEHTVQESDPGSRHEGKGDRSNQVNVTNLTLYIVPEYR; from the exons atgtcagagcctggaagttctagtgatgagggctcttctagctttagctctaagtctgagtctgcaatgtcggagtcttcagggtctttgttagagtccggtactagagaaacattggatgatcttcccaaccgtcaaactttagctattgctagttcttcctccatggcgttgggtgagggggttgtttttgatgccatacccatagttcgctctgagttcacagcagaccatctaaagaataacttgttagataatgagaagcaggttgaggcgctaaggcagtcatgtaatatccctcgtagtgtagggatacgtttggtacatgatgaagaatggccttctgagcctccccagggtcatgttatgttctacacccagatattactgactttaggggtgagactacctttacatccgtggttgcaaaagatgttatctttgatcggatatgcacctgggcaactcaatcctggtttctgggatactttgattggattttatatcatttggatggagtgtgggttgtgtgagccttccttccatcagtggcgttactgttacaagatgcgcccagcaaaatcatgcactggttatgccgagtgtgcatgtcggagtgagagagagcgtattgtgtatggtaagaaaaaggcatactacacatggaaaaaccgttggtgctttctgtataatgattgggagtatgataagggtgtcacgcctgagcgacgtgtgcttactcacttccagactgtaggttgtaacgtatcaaccgttcgtactatttgctatttgttgtggtcttttcttgcttctaacactttgcttcatgtagtgacgcggggcaccatccaactgtttgggcaggagctatctgacatagagaaggtgttgagggtgcccaaagaggatagacacttaagcaagctacgacccttatttcgtcggtacggttttcaacccttagtttccgagagccagggacgatcga tggagaaggtaagcaagaaaacagggactagcacccataaaaggaaagcaccagtgttagttccttcggaagacatcctaccgcataagaaaattcataagttccgAGGGGAACCATCCGTTAGACCTAAGTCCCAAGATGGGGTCCTTAAGGGGCCTGCCTTTAGGAAGACTGGAGTCGAGACCGTTGATAATGCTACTGCCGTAGTTGCAGGAGAAAGGAGCCGACTGTTGCCTCATCCTCTTACTATGGAGCACACTGTCCAGGAAAGTGATCCTGGTTCCCGCCATGAggggaaag